Proteins co-encoded in one Arachis stenosperma cultivar V10309 chromosome 7, arast.V10309.gnm1.PFL2, whole genome shotgun sequence genomic window:
- the LOC130939307 gene encoding uncharacterized protein LOC130939307 produces MTSSSSSSSSSSSSEEEETSPTTAPATAPAPTTAPANTAATNPAHQDKIKSAMQSLSSILSSPLSSHDPSALYPPISALLRRPNSGTGDNNLCRWLYDTFQSSVPDLQLLVLRFLPLITGLYLSRIHNRKPQAGFEAVLLAFYAHETTSRAGQPVTATLPDLSHPSLYHESKTPPPSKNSATDLNIAVVSPTLEPHGTVRSTRRARIVGVALELFYSKISSMPTESKVDFCEFCKIWAGQDGSMYKHFEEEGITEIKIDVKKKEKEKEKGKGKGKGGGKAVEETAAAEGRIPMPWELMQPVVRILAHCLMGPGSNKNEAVFAAANEASRCLFARSMHDVNPMAILAMRSLLRLSKTLDDEFDPTELPVTDIITL; encoded by the coding sequence ATGACGTCGTcctcgtcctcctcctcctcctcctcctcctcggaaGAAGAGGAAACCTCCCCCACCACCGCACCCGCCACCGCCCCCGCCCCCACCACCGCACCAGCAAACACCGCCGCCACCAACCCCGCCCACCAAGACAAGATCAAATCCGCAATGCAATCCCTCTCTTCAATCCTCTCATCCCCGCTCTCCTCACACGACCCCTCCGCCCTCTACCCTCCCATCTCCGCCCTCCTCCGCCGCCCAAACTCCGGCACCGGCGACAACAACCTCTGCCGCTGGCTATACGACACCTTCCAATCCTCCGTTCCCGACCTCCAACTCCTCGTCCTCCGCTTCCTCCCTCTCATCACCGGTCTCTACCTCTCTCGAATCCATAACCGAAAGCCTCAAGCCGGTTTTGAAGCCGTTCTGTTAGCATTCTACGCGCACGAAACAACCTCACGCGCCGGACAGCCCGTAACCGCCACGCTCCCTGATCTCTCCCACCCTAGCCTCTACCACGAGTCAAAAACTCCACCGCCTTCGAAAAACTCCGCCACGGATCTCAACATCGCCGTTGTTTCCCCAACGCTCGAGCCTCACGGAACTGTTAGGTCAACGAGAAGAGCAAGAATCGTCGGCGTAGCGTTAGAACTCTTCTACAGCAAGATATCTTCAATGCCGACAGAATCGAAGGTGGATTTCTGCGAGTTTTGTAAGATTTGGGCGGGACAAGACGGTAGCATGTATAAACATTTCGAGGAAGAAGGAATAACAGAAATCAAAATCGAcgtgaaaaagaaagagaaagagaaagagaaaggtaAGGGTAAAGGTAAAGGTGGTGGAAAGGCGGTGGAGGAGACGGCGGCGGCGGAAGGGAGGATACCGATGCCGTGGGAGCTGATGCAGCCGGTGGTGAGGATTCTGGCGCATTGTTTGATGGGACCGGGGAGTAATAAAAATGAGGCGGTGTTCGCGGCGGCGAATGAGGCTAGCCGGTGCTTGTTTGCACGGTCCATGCATGATGTGAACCCCATGGCTATATTGGCCATGAGGAGCTTGTTGAGGCTTTCTAAGACTCTTGATGATGAGTTTGATCCAACTGAGTTACCTGTAACTGATATTATTACCCTTTag